One Halovivax ruber XH-70 genomic region harbors:
- a CDS encoding FAD-dependent oxidoreductase has protein sequence MKDLFVVIGGDAAGMSAASKAKREDPDREVIVFEKGEWVSYAACGMPYYVKGEVEELDDLVAVTAEAFREERDVDLRTGHEVVGIDTDAGSVTVEPDDGETFEQAYGDLLIGTGASAIEPPFDGLDLTGVFTIHDMDEADAIESYVAEHDPETAAIVGGGYVGVEMAEALDARGLDVSMYEMLPRTLQPFGEETARAVEDHLREQGVELHLETAVQGFVGDDSVESVRYEIDDGDGAETDDSDDSTTDDGGEAEADGDDHGATAAADLVIVGVGVAPNTALAEEAGIELGPTGAIATDDYGRTFDAADGSTLEHVYAAGDCAEADNVVTGEPDHVPLALTANRAGRAIGATVGGDPTQTGGTAGTAIVKAFDLGAARTGLIDEEVAREAGFDPVSVTIDAPTRPHYYPGGAKLTVTLVADADSARVLGASVVGRDGVKRIDTVATAITGEFTVAELQNTDLAYAPPFSPVWDPILTAAKVLRGRMEDD, from the coding sequence ATGAAGGACCTGTTCGTCGTTATCGGCGGAGACGCAGCCGGCATGAGTGCGGCAAGCAAGGCCAAACGCGAGGATCCGGATCGCGAGGTGATCGTCTTCGAGAAGGGCGAGTGGGTCTCCTACGCGGCCTGTGGGATGCCGTACTACGTCAAAGGCGAGGTCGAGGAACTCGACGATCTCGTCGCCGTGACGGCCGAGGCGTTCCGCGAGGAGCGTGACGTCGACCTCCGGACCGGCCACGAGGTCGTCGGGATCGACACCGACGCGGGGTCGGTCACGGTCGAGCCCGACGACGGGGAGACGTTCGAGCAGGCCTACGGCGACCTGTTGATCGGCACCGGCGCGAGCGCGATCGAGCCGCCGTTCGACGGCCTCGACCTGACGGGCGTCTTCACGATCCACGACATGGACGAGGCCGACGCGATCGAGTCGTACGTCGCCGAACACGACCCGGAGACGGCCGCCATCGTCGGCGGCGGCTACGTCGGCGTCGAGATGGCCGAAGCGCTCGACGCCCGCGGCCTCGACGTCTCGATGTACGAGATGCTCCCCCGGACCCTCCAGCCGTTCGGCGAGGAGACCGCTCGCGCCGTCGAAGACCACCTGCGCGAGCAGGGGGTGGAGCTCCACCTCGAGACCGCCGTGCAGGGCTTCGTCGGCGACGACAGCGTCGAGTCTGTGCGGTACGAGATCGACGACGGTGATGGGGCCGAGACCGACGACAGTGACGACAGCACGACCGACGACGGTGGCGAAGCGGAGGCCGACGGGGATGACCACGGCGCGACCGCCGCGGCGGACCTCGTGATCGTGGGCGTCGGCGTCGCCCCGAACACCGCCCTCGCCGAGGAGGCGGGCATCGAGCTCGGGCCGACCGGCGCGATCGCGACCGACGACTACGGCCGCACGTTCGACGCCGCAGACGGCTCCACGCTCGAACACGTCTACGCGGCCGGCGACTGCGCCGAAGCGGACAACGTCGTCACGGGCGAGCCAGACCACGTCCCGCTGGCGCTGACGGCCAACCGGGCCGGTCGGGCCATCGGCGCGACGGTCGGTGGCGACCCGACGCAGACCGGCGGCACCGCCGGAACGGCCATCGTCAAGGCGTTCGACCTGGGCGCCGCCCGGACGGGGCTCATCGACGAGGAGGTCGCCCGAGAGGCCGGCTTCGACCCCGTCTCCGTCACGATCGACGCGCCGACGCGGCCGCACTACTACCCCGGCGGGGCGAAACTCACCGTGACGCTCGTCGCCGACGCGGACTCGGCGCGTGTCCTCGGCGCGAGCGTGGTGGGTCGCGATGGCGTCAAACGCATCGACACGGTCGCGACCGCGATCACGGGCGAGTTTACCGTCGCGGAACTGCAGAACACCGACCTGGCGTACGCACCGCCCTTCAGCCCGGTCTGGGACCCAATCTTGACGGCGGCGAAGGTCCTCCGCGGACGCATGGAGGACGACTGA
- a CDS encoding aminotransferase class V-fold PLP-dependent enzyme has translation MTDRIETPEPPTSAAALRETIPAFEDVTYMNFGASGPSPRPIVEAAEAFLEYHEFDAPSGEGMYPAAFETYDDVRETVADFVGAETTEIALTQSTTDAINRVACALEWEPGDAIVRTDMEHPAGILPWERLERERGAEVRVVESDRGRLDLDAYREAVRGAKLVAFSALTWNYGTRLPVSELVDIAHDAGALVLVDAVQWPGQAPLDVTDWGADAVAAAGHKWLLGTWGSGFLYVDESVADRLVPGPIGYRGVVEATAERYELEPGAPRFEIGTINPAPHVALRTAIETAESIGVERIESEIQRLASRLADSVPDDRLLSPAEPESGLVTIAVDDPEAATERVREHGIVVRPLPAPDSIRASVHAVNTADEVDDLLDALERIL, from the coding sequence ATGACGGATCGAATCGAGACGCCGGAACCACCGACGTCCGCGGCGGCGCTCCGGGAGACGATCCCCGCGTTCGAGGACGTGACCTACATGAACTTCGGCGCCAGCGGGCCGAGTCCGCGCCCGATCGTCGAAGCCGCCGAGGCCTTCCTCGAGTACCACGAGTTCGACGCACCGAGCGGCGAGGGAATGTACCCCGCGGCGTTCGAGACCTACGACGACGTCCGCGAGACGGTCGCCGACTTCGTCGGCGCCGAGACGACCGAGATCGCGCTCACCCAGAGCACGACGGACGCGATCAACCGCGTCGCCTGTGCCCTCGAGTGGGAACCGGGCGACGCGATCGTCCGGACCGACATGGAGCACCCCGCCGGCATCCTCCCCTGGGAGCGGTTGGAACGCGAGCGCGGGGCCGAGGTGCGCGTCGTCGAGAGCGACCGCGGCCGGCTCGATCTCGACGCCTACCGCGAGGCCGTACGGGGCGCAAAACTCGTCGCCTTCAGCGCACTCACCTGGAACTACGGGACCCGCCTCCCGGTCAGCGAACTGGTCGACATCGCTCACGACGCGGGCGCGCTCGTCCTCGTCGACGCGGTCCAGTGGCCGGGCCAGGCGCCCCTCGACGTCACCGACTGGGGCGCCGACGCGGTCGCCGCGGCCGGCCACAAGTGGCTGCTCGGGACCTGGGGAAGCGGCTTCCTCTACGTCGACGAGTCCGTCGCCGACCGGCTGGTTCCCGGCCCGATCGGGTACCGCGGCGTCGTCGAGGCGACCGCCGAGCGCTACGAACTGGAACCCGGCGCCCCGCGATTCGAGATCGGGACCATCAACCCGGCCCCGCACGTCGCGCTCCGGACGGCCATCGAGACGGCCGAGTCGATCGGCGTCGAGCGGATCGAGTCGGAGATCCAGCGACTGGCGAGCCGACTCGCCGACAGCGTTCCGGACGACCGGCTGTTGAGCCCTGCCGAACCCGAATCCGGCCTGGTGACGATCGCCGTCGACGATCCGGAGGCCGCCACCGAGCGGGTCCGCGAGCACGGCATCGTCGTCCGCCCACTCCCGGCTCCCGATTCCATCCGCGCCTCCGTCCACGCCGTCAACACTGCGGACGAGGTCGACGACCTGCTGGACGCGCTGGAGCGAATTCTCTGA
- a CDS encoding universal stress protein, whose amino-acid sequence MHETILVTTDLSSGVDNAVEYAIDAAAASDATLHVLYVIDAEAYSSYPGDEYVHEFEGLEHALEQAGREAVESITERAEAAGVETETVLRHGVPHEEILAYADEADVDLTVVGSKARSGEYRRLLGSVAERVTSMAERPVTVVKTPVED is encoded by the coding sequence ATGCACGAGACGATTCTGGTCACGACGGACCTGAGTTCGGGCGTCGACAACGCCGTCGAGTACGCCATCGACGCGGCGGCCGCGTCCGACGCGACGCTGCACGTGCTGTACGTCATCGACGCCGAGGCCTACAGCTCGTATCCGGGTGACGAGTACGTCCACGAGTTCGAGGGCCTGGAACACGCACTCGAACAGGCCGGCCGGGAGGCCGTCGAGTCGATCACCGAGCGAGCGGAGGCGGCCGGCGTCGAGACCGAGACGGTCCTGCGTCACGGCGTCCCCCACGAGGAGATCCTCGCCTACGCCGACGAGGCCGACGTCGACCTCACGGTCGTCGGGTCGAAGGCTCGTTCGGGCGAGTACCGCCGCCTGCTCGGCAGCGTCGCCGAGCGTGTCACCTCGATGGCCGAGCGGCCCGTCACGGTCGTCAAGACGCCGGTCGAGGACTGA
- a CDS encoding LiaF transmembrane domain-containing protein, producing MSIEPSSRRLPTSQFLLGALVVLIGVILLLETTGLAPTRSLLQFVPALFILVGVWALVTSGFRNFVGPLVLIGVASGWQLVALGYVTVEQVVDLWPLLLIAFGLSIVLGQYRSTVLDVDDSFTSAFAAFGGVEKRNTSKHFAGADLTAAFGGAELDLRDAAIDERPGRINAVALFGGVDVIVPREWNVRMDVLPVLGAATDERPRSTDPNDGVDLVVTGFVAFGGVSVSD from the coding sequence ATGTCTATTGAACCGTCGTCCCGACGACTCCCGACGAGCCAGTTCCTCCTCGGGGCCCTCGTGGTCCTGATCGGCGTCATACTCCTCCTCGAAACGACCGGGCTCGCGCCCACACGAAGCCTCCTGCAGTTCGTCCCGGCATTGTTCATCCTCGTCGGCGTCTGGGCGCTCGTCACCAGTGGCTTCCGCAACTTCGTCGGCCCCCTGGTGCTGATCGGCGTCGCGAGCGGGTGGCAGCTCGTCGCCCTCGGGTACGTCACCGTCGAGCAGGTCGTCGACCTCTGGCCGCTGCTACTGATCGCGTTCGGCCTGTCGATCGTGCTCGGGCAGTACCGGTCGACCGTGCTCGACGTCGACGATTCGTTCACCTCGGCGTTCGCCGCGTTCGGGGGCGTCGAAAAGCGAAACACCTCGAAACACTTCGCAGGCGCGGACCTGACCGCCGCGTTCGGCGGTGCTGAGCTCGACCTTCGCGACGCTGCGATCGACGAGCGGCCAGGGCGGATCAACGCCGTCGCCCTCTTCGGCGGCGTGGACGTCATCGTCCCCCGCGAGTGGAACGTGCGGATGGATGTCCTGCCCGTACTGGGCGCGGCTACCGACGAGCGGCCCAGGAGCACGGATCCCAACGATGGCGTCGACCTCGTGGTGACCGGCTTCGTCGCCTTCGGCGGCGTCTCCGTCTCGGACTGA
- a CDS encoding NosD domain-containing protein: protein MNERVGVVALVAVVVLAAVGIGVLFSVETGAESPEPAAFDDTVTVGLTLEEQYELLDRPNVSLPRVQTFYSQYEYVVGYWGVDTYLATQRQAGHQARFGYPLATYVTDYGGTGVELSEEGYPVVERDPAWIPADAAWYVVDSEARTPGGETILSFDDRADAERFTDSAGGTVESWAQLTDRQFERGDADAARERVSRQAAAANETVADAAAHDDRPVSVVVGEDAATIQSAIEQAPPNTTVRIPAGTYDETLTIDRPITLAGDGAVTIRGDGNGSVVTITAPEVGVRNVHVTGTGTRAHGAESVPGDEGDHPDDRSLTYYGGADAGISAHVADGTSIVNVSIETRANGVILRESPDAVVKNVTVTEAPDAEDPYAGLLAFYSPAVVEHSTFVGGRDTIYLDESDGLVLRDSEIRDSVLGLHLMHTNDALLADNQVRNVTEAAIYVMTGPTGTAVVGNDVTDAGVGISVGGTQSYVARNTVTDSDLGLRILAEGSLYERNVLAGNEVGAHAGAVLPTNRVTANDFVANDRHATAGHGPLRVWADDGDGNFWQGATSPADGTPPGRAYSPTDPVDRRLHTTPGAATLARAPALDALAGLERSVSGMRSGSITDPAPSCTPNNPDLLARTAWADEAVACDGATVPEP, encoded by the coding sequence GTGAACGAACGGGTCGGGGTGGTGGCGCTCGTTGCAGTCGTCGTGCTCGCGGCGGTCGGGATCGGGGTGCTCTTCAGCGTCGAAACCGGCGCCGAGTCGCCCGAACCCGCGGCCTTCGACGACACCGTCACCGTCGGACTCACGTTAGAAGAGCAGTACGAACTGCTCGACCGGCCGAACGTCTCGCTACCGCGCGTCCAGACCTTTTACTCGCAGTACGAGTACGTCGTCGGCTACTGGGGCGTCGACACCTACCTCGCGACCCAGCGCCAGGCGGGCCACCAGGCGCGCTTTGGCTATCCGCTGGCCACCTACGTCACCGATTACGGTGGAACTGGTGTCGAGCTCTCCGAAGAGGGCTACCCGGTCGTCGAACGCGATCCCGCGTGGATCCCGGCCGACGCGGCGTGGTACGTCGTCGACAGCGAGGCGCGAACGCCGGGCGGCGAAACCATCCTCTCGTTCGACGACCGGGCCGATGCCGAGCGTTTCACCGACTCCGCCGGCGGGACGGTCGAGTCCTGGGCCCAGCTGACCGACCGGCAGTTCGAACGCGGCGACGCCGATGCAGCCCGCGAGCGCGTCTCCAGACAGGCGGCCGCGGCGAACGAAACCGTCGCGGACGCGGCCGCACACGACGATCGCCCGGTGTCGGTCGTCGTCGGCGAGGACGCGGCCACCATCCAGTCGGCGATCGAGCAGGCCCCACCGAACACCACCGTCCGCATCCCCGCGGGAACCTACGACGAGACGCTCACGATCGATCGGCCGATCACGCTCGCCGGCGACGGTGCGGTGACGATCCGCGGCGACGGGAACGGCTCCGTCGTGACGATCACCGCACCCGAGGTCGGGGTCCGGAACGTCCACGTCACGGGTACCGGAACCCGCGCACACGGCGCGGAGTCGGTCCCCGGCGACGAGGGCGATCACCCGGACGACCGCTCGCTGACCTACTACGGCGGGGCCGACGCGGGCATCAGCGCCCACGTCGCCGACGGCACCTCGATCGTGAACGTCTCCATCGAAACCCGGGCGAACGGCGTCATCCTGCGAGAGAGCCCGGACGCCGTCGTGAAAAACGTCACTGTCACCGAGGCACCCGACGCCGAGGACCCCTACGCCGGCCTGCTGGCGTTTTACTCGCCGGCCGTCGTCGAACACTCGACGTTCGTCGGCGGGCGCGACACGATCTATCTGGACGAGTCCGACGGGCTGGTCCTCCGGGATTCCGAAATTCGTGACAGCGTCCTCGGACTCCACCTGATGCACACGAACGACGCACTGCTCGCGGACAACCAGGTCCGAAACGTCACGGAGGCGGCCATCTACGTCATGACCGGCCCGACGGGAACGGCGGTGGTCGGAAACGACGTGACCGATGCCGGGGTCGGGATCTCCGTCGGCGGCACCCAGTCCTACGTCGCTCGAAACACCGTCACCGACAGTGACCTCGGTCTCCGGATCCTGGCCGAGGGGTCGCTATACGAACGGAACGTCCTCGCCGGCAACGAGGTCGGCGCCCACGCGGGAGCCGTGCTTCCGACGAACCGCGTGACCGCCAACGACTTCGTCGCCAACGACCGGCACGCGACCGCCGGGCACGGCCCGCTCCGCGTCTGGGCCGACGACGGCGACGGTAACTTCTGGCAGGGCGCGACGAGTCCGGCCGACGGCACGCCGCCGGGTCGGGCGTACTCGCCGACGGATCCGGTCGATCGACGACTCCACACGACGCCGGGGGCCGCCACGCTCGCCCGCGCGCCGGCTCTCGACGCGCTCGCCGGGCTGGAACGATCCGTCTCCGGTATGCGCTCGGGGTCCATCACGGATCCCGCGCCGAGCTGTACGCCGAACAATCCCGACCTGCTCGCCCGGACCGCGTGGGCCGACGAGGCCGTCGCGTGTGACGGAGCGACGGTTCCGGAACCGTGA
- a CDS encoding ABC transporter ATP-binding protein, translating to MKGNTSDTPRQPAPNASDGERRTDRARPPILEAESLSFAYGDVEILSNLSLSVDAATVTALIGPNGTGKTTLLRTLAGLEEPTAGAVHYHGPDVPREIGYLPQQPAFRPGFTVAETLSFYGSLVGESRADVLARLDRVGLGDAADRRVEALSGGMTRLAGIAQATIGDPPVVVLDEPGSGLDPGMSRRIYDVAREIAADGTAVLVTSHDMELVERSADVVAVLADGGVAASGHPTTLADRFDVDSLLDVYEAAVSGDHSRVRVRGETA from the coding sequence ATGAAAGGAAACACATCAGATACGCCACGACAGCCCGCTCCGAACGCCAGCGATGGCGAACGGCGAACCGACCGGGCTCGCCCACCGATCCTCGAAGCCGAGTCGCTCTCGTTCGCCTACGGTGACGTCGAGATCCTCTCGAACCTCTCGCTCTCCGTCGACGCCGCCACGGTGACGGCCCTGATCGGGCCGAACGGGACGGGGAAGACGACCCTCCTCCGGACGCTGGCCGGACTGGAGGAACCGACGGCCGGCGCCGTGCACTACCACGGCCCTGACGTGCCACGCGAGATCGGCTACCTGCCCCAGCAACCGGCGTTCAGACCGGGCTTTACCGTCGCCGAAACGCTCTCGTTCTACGGGTCGCTGGTCGGCGAGTCCCGGGCTGACGTCCTGGCACGCCTCGACCGCGTCGGCCTCGGTGACGCCGCCGACAGACGGGTCGAGGCGCTCTCGGGTGGGATGACGCGGCTGGCCGGGATCGCCCAGGCGACCATCGGCGATCCGCCCGTCGTCGTCCTCGACGAACCCGGCTCCGGCCTCGATCCGGGGATGAGCCGCCGGATCTACGACGTCGCCCGCGAGATCGCCGCCGACGGCACGGCGGTCCTCGTCACGTCCCACGACATGGAACTGGTCGAGCGGTCGGCCGACGTCGTCGCCGTCCTGGCCGACGGCGGCGTCGCCGCCAGCGGTCACCCGACGACCCTCGCGGATCGCTTCGACGTCGACTCGTTGCTCGACGTCTACGAGGCGGCGGTCTCGGGTGACCACTCCCGGGTACGTGTTCGGGGTGAGACGGCATGA
- a CDS encoding ABC transporter permease — MTAEGADAKGVGDTGTTPSTDQPTANRATADESRVPGSLGRIGRVVGREVRTVARTRTYVVLAVALAAVLLGLTLTGSATAGYVPTVADLLTPLEALVPVVAVAFGYRAIVSDAERGELDVLETYPVTAWEHVLGVYAGRAVGLLVAVGGSLTLAGAAVAVSQEEPAAIYATQRGVDSPILFARFVVLTAAFALVVLAVAIALSALANGARSALALAIVALIGLLVGLDLALVLGLVEGVIPDAALVDTLAVSPLSAYRGLVFETVITTAAGTGPQAASPLASLVGLVAWLVGSLAIASWSVGR, encoded by the coding sequence ATGACGGCCGAGGGCGCGGACGCCAAAGGGGTGGGGGACACTGGAACGACACCGTCGACCGATCAGCCGACTGCGAACCGGGCCACTGCCGACGAATCACGCGTTCCAGGGTCGCTCGGCCGCATCGGACGCGTCGTCGGCCGCGAGGTCCGTACCGTCGCCCGAACCCGGACGTACGTCGTCCTCGCCGTGGCACTCGCGGCGGTGCTGCTCGGGCTCACGCTCACTGGCAGTGCGACGGCGGGATACGTGCCGACCGTCGCCGACCTCCTGACGCCGCTCGAAGCGCTCGTCCCCGTCGTCGCCGTCGCGTTCGGCTACCGTGCCATCGTGAGCGACGCGGAACGGGGCGAACTCGACGTACTCGAGACGTACCCGGTCACCGCCTGGGAGCACGTGCTCGGCGTCTACGCGGGCCGTGCCGTCGGCCTCCTGGTCGCGGTCGGTGGCTCCCTCACCCTCGCCGGTGCGGCCGTCGCCGTCTCCCAGGAGGAGCCGGCCGCGATCTACGCGACCCAGCGTGGGGTCGACTCGCCGATCCTGTTCGCTCGCTTCGTCGTCCTCACGGCCGCGTTCGCGCTGGTCGTCCTCGCGGTCGCCATCGCCCTCTCGGCGCTCGCGAACGGCGCCCGGAGCGCGCTCGCACTCGCCATCGTCGCGCTGATCGGGCTGCTGGTCGGGCTCGATCTCGCGCTCGTCCTCGGCCTCGTGGAGGGCGTGATCCCGGACGCCGCGCTCGTCGACACGCTCGCGGTGAGTCCGTTGAGCGCCTATCGTGGACTGGTCTTCGAGACCGTCATCACGACCGCAGCCGGAACCGGCCCGCAGGCGGCCTCACCACTCGCCAGTCTCGTCGGGCTCGTCGCCTGGCTCGTCGGCTCGCTGGCGATCGCGAGCTGGAGCGTCGGGCGATAG
- a CDS encoding nitrous oxide reductase accessory protein NosL — protein sequence MCTRDSPSSGDARPRRAVLTGAAVVGLSALAGCLDGSDGDADAPDPITIEPDRACDNCTMRIGDYSGTAGQSFYDDPEAVLGPGDDTDRPAQFCSARCTYTFTFDNEAEAEPVVSYLTDYSAVDWSVDTGGAAPTMSRHLDADAFAPAADLTLVVDSDVEGAMGRSVLGFSNADDAESFQAEHGGELYDHEDVSPTLIQSLMG from the coding sequence ATGTGTACACGCGACTCGCCGTCGTCTGGCGATGCCCGGCCCCGACGCGCCGTGCTCACCGGCGCGGCCGTTGTCGGCCTCTCGGCCCTCGCCGGCTGTCTCGACGGTTCGGATGGAGACGCCGACGCACCCGATCCGATCACGATCGAACCGGATCGCGCCTGCGACAACTGCACGATGCGAATCGGCGATTACAGCGGGACGGCCGGCCAGTCTTTCTACGACGACCCAGAAGCCGTCCTCGGACCCGGTGACGACACGGATCGTCCGGCCCAGTTCTGCAGCGCCCGCTGTACGTACACTTTCACGTTCGACAACGAGGCCGAGGCGGAGCCGGTGGTGAGCTACTTGACCGATTACTCGGCCGTCGACTGGTCGGTCGACACCGGCGGCGCGGCGCCAACGATGAGTCGACACCTCGATGCCGACGCGTTCGCACCGGCCGCCGACCTTACGCTCGTGGTCGACAGCGACGTCGAAGGAGCGATGGGGCGGTCGGTGCTGGGCTTTTCGAACGCCGACGACGCCGAGTCGTTCCAGGCCGAGCACGGCGGCGAACTGTACGACCACGAGGACGTCTCGCCCACACTGATCCAGTCGTTGATGGGCTAG
- a CDS encoding DUF7351 domain-containing protein — MTLDDAIEGSDETVIDAIGVLGNRRRLEVLLALAEAGERSDGARATLTFSELYDAVDLDSSSQFAYHLDRLVGPFLSETDDGYRLTYSANKIVRAIRSGEYESTPAFEARAIDGVCVFCESASLVATLEDEHFLVRCDQCASTLVTDLFPQSQSRGRTPAEIVDSFGHRIWSSVVESRAAVCPECHGRVDATVESLDRSGESAAVLASTCRECGFTFSLPVEVAAVVHPAAISHCWENGISLWDVPLWEFFEWIVSGAVTADVDSLDPVNVRFELAFGGDSLHLRLDDSLAVTVA, encoded by the coding sequence ATGACTCTGGACGACGCAATCGAGGGAAGCGACGAGACGGTCATCGACGCGATCGGCGTACTCGGGAACAGACGACGACTCGAAGTGCTACTCGCCCTCGCCGAGGCGGGGGAACGATCGGACGGAGCCCGGGCGACGCTGACGTTCAGCGAACTGTACGACGCCGTCGACCTCGACAGCAGTTCGCAGTTCGCCTATCACCTGGACCGACTCGTCGGGCCGTTCCTCAGTGAGACCGACGACGGCTATCGACTCACCTACAGTGCGAACAAGATCGTTCGAGCGATCCGTTCGGGCGAGTACGAGAGTACTCCCGCGTTCGAGGCCAGGGCCATCGATGGTGTCTGCGTCTTCTGCGAGTCGGCGTCGCTCGTCGCGACGCTCGAGGACGAACACTTTCTCGTCCGCTGCGACCAGTGCGCGTCGACTCTGGTCACGGACCTCTTCCCACAGAGCCAGTCGCGCGGCCGAACGCCGGCCGAGATCGTCGACAGTTTCGGCCACCGAATCTGGAGTTCGGTCGTCGAGTCGCGTGCAGCCGTCTGTCCGGAGTGTCACGGACGCGTCGACGCGACGGTCGAGTCGCTCGACCGTAGCGGCGAATCCGCGGCCGTCCTCGCGAGCACGTGTCGTGAGTGTGGTTTCACGTTCTCGCTTCCCGTCGAAGTGGCCGCCGTAGTTCATCCGGCAGCCATCTCCCACTGCTGGGAGAACGGGATCTCGCTGTGGGACGTACCCCTCTGGGAGTTCTTCGAATGGATCGTCAGCGGTGCGGTCACCGCGGACGTCGACTCACTCGACCCGGTAAACGTCCGGTTCGAACTCGCGTTCGGCGGCGACTCGCTGCACCTTCGACTCGACGACTCGCTCGCGGTCACGGTCGCGTAG
- a CDS encoding ABC transporter ATP-binding protein has product MAAIETRGLTKRFGDVVAVSDLDLVVEEGEIFGFLGPNGAGKSTTIDILLDFIRPTSGTVTVLGHDAQSEGRAVRQRTGVLPDAYHVYDRLTGRQHVEFALEMKGVEEDPVALLDRVNVADAADRKAGGYSKGMRQRLILAMALVGDPDLLVLDEPSTGLDPNGAREMREIIREENARGTTIFFSSHIMEQVEAVCDRVAIIDRGELVAVDTIDGLRDATETGETLYVSVAELDEGVREAVAGLDGVGSAAIDDGQLRLTIAGDSKFAVLESVDEIAAVQDFSVIESSLEDLFVRYTTETQEVDA; this is encoded by the coding sequence ATGGCAGCGATTGAAACCAGAGGGCTGACGAAGCGATTCGGCGACGTCGTCGCCGTCTCCGACCTCGACCTCGTCGTCGAGGAGGGCGAGATCTTCGGCTTCCTCGGCCCGAACGGCGCCGGGAAGTCGACGACGATCGACATCCTGCTGGACTTCATCCGGCCCACGTCGGGGACGGTAACCGTCCTGGGCCACGACGCCCAGTCCGAGGGGCGCGCCGTCCGCCAGCGAACCGGCGTCCTCCCCGACGCCTACCACGTCTACGATCGACTCACCGGCCGCCAGCACGTCGAGTTCGCCCTGGAGATGAAGGGCGTCGAGGAAGACCCGGTGGCACTGCTCGATCGGGTCAACGTCGCCGACGCGGCGGACCGGAAGGCCGGCGGCTACTCGAAAGGGATGCGCCAGCGACTGATCCTCGCGATGGCCCTGGTCGGCGATCCCGACCTGCTCGTCCTCGACGAGCCCTCGACCGGGCTCGATCCCAACGGTGCCCGCGAGATGCGCGAGATCATCCGGGAGGAGAACGCCCGCGGGACGACGATATTCTTCTCGAGTCACATCATGGAGCAAGTCGAAGCGGTCTGTGACCGCGTGGCAATCATCGACCGCGGTGAACTCGTCGCCGTCGACACCATCGACGGACTGCGCGACGCGACCGAAACCGGGGAGACGCTGTACGTCTCGGTCGCCGAACTCGACGAGGGTGTTCGCGAGGCGGTCGCCGGTCTCGACGGCGTCGGGTCGGCCGCGATCGACGACGGCCAGCTCCGCCTCACGATCGCAGGCGACTCGAAGTTCGCCGTCCTCGAGTCCGTCGACGAGATCGCCGCCGTCCAGGACTTCTCGGTGATCGAATCGTCGCTCGAGGACCTCTTCGTCCGCTACACGACCGAGACCCAGGAGGTGGACGCGTGA
- a CDS encoding ABC transporter permease subunit → MTWLTVAKKDFRDAVQSRALWALVAVFVIVSVLSSFAYVEAPELFGEPDGATFGGLLFFTAGIASLFVPIAAIVVCYKSVAGERELGSIKLLCSLPTTRADVFAGKVLGRAAVLGFGLGVGLIVGLGFGAVMLGALDVVAAITFLLVTLAFVAVYATIVVGLSATTGSTSRATTLALGFFVVFELLWDAVVLGILYVAGGFSMPNPATMPEWAFTVSQIPPSAAYFSSIVALLPDLASRANAEPAQAGTEASAAGGEPFFASPEIGFVVLACWLVLPLVVGYVRFDAADL, encoded by the coding sequence GTGACCTGGCTCACCGTCGCGAAGAAGGACTTCCGGGACGCCGTCCAGTCGCGAGCGCTGTGGGCGCTCGTGGCCGTCTTCGTGATCGTCTCGGTCCTCTCTTCCTTCGCGTACGTCGAGGCGCCGGAACTGTTCGGCGAACCGGACGGCGCGACGTTCGGCGGCCTCCTCTTTTTCACCGCCGGAATCGCCAGCCTGTTCGTCCCCATCGCCGCCATCGTCGTCTGTTACAAGTCCGTCGCTGGCGAGCGCGAACTCGGGAGCATCAAGCTGCTGTGCTCGCTGCCCACCACGCGGGCCGACGTGTTCGCGGGCAAGGTGCTCGGCAGGGCTGCAGTCCTCGGATTCGGTCTCGGCGTCGGGCTGATCGTCGGTCTCGGGTTCGGAGCGGTGATGCTCGGCGCACTCGACGTCGTCGCCGCGATCACGTTCCTGCTCGTGACGCTCGCGTTCGTCGCCGTCTACGCCACGATCGTCGTCGGGCTCTCCGCGACGACGGGGTCGACGAGCCGGGCGACGACGCTCGCGCTCGGCTTCTTCGTCGTCTTCGAACTGCTGTGGGACGCCGTCGTCCTGGGAATCCTCTACGTCGCCGGTGGCTTCTCGATGCCGAACCCCGCGACGATGCCGGAGTGGGCCTTCACGGTGTCACAGATCCCGCCCTCGGCCGCGTACTTCTCGAGTATCGTCGCCCTGTTGCCCGACCTCGCCTCGCGGGCGAACGCCGAACCCGCACAGGCCGGCACCGAGGCGAGTGCCGCCGGCGGAGAACCGTTCTTCGCGTCCCCGGAGATCGGATTCGTCGTCCTCGCCTGCTGGCTAGTCCTCCCGCTCGTCGTCGGCTACGTCCGGTTCGACGCCGCCGACCTCTAG